The DNA sequence CTGTTCGAAGCAGATGACCGCGCTCTTCTCCGGTATGGACCCATGAAGGTCGCACGCCCGGCCGGACACTCCGTGGCCATGCCACTCCGCGTGGGACAGCGCAGGACTTCCTGTGGGGGAAGCCGGGGGGACACACGCCGATCAGACGATCAGACCCGGACATCACCTGAGACAAGCCGGGACAATCCAGGCATTGCACACTTACTTCGAAGAGGCTTGCCCTACACGAAGAGACCCCTTCCGATCTACGTTTCCGCAGATCGGAAGGGGTCTCCCCCAGGGTGGCGGCGCCAGGATTCGAACCTGGGAAGGCTGAGCCGGCAGATTTACAGTCTGCTCCCTTTGGCCGCTCGGGCACACCGCCTGGGTCGCTGCCTTTCGAACCGCTTTTCGGCGGTGCTCGCTGGCAACGACGTAAACAATACCCGATGGGGAGGGGTGCTTCGCCACCCGATTGATCGCCTCCCGGGGGACACGGGGTGGCTAGGCTTGTCCGGATGCGGTCCCGGGTTGCCCCGGGCTCGGCGGCCACCCCCACGCCCGCCGATACGCAGCCCATACGCACCTCGATACAAGGAGCCACAGGACATGGCCGACTCCAGTTTCGACATCGTCTCGAAGGTCGAGCGGCAGGAGGTCGACAACGCCCTCAACCAGGCCGCCAAGGAGATCTCGCAGCGCTACGACTTCAAGGGCGTGGGCGCCTCGATCTCGTGGTCCGGTGAAAAGATCCTGATGGAGGCGAACTCCGAGGACCGGGTGAACGCTGTCCTCGACGTCTTCCAGTCCAAGCTGATCAAGCGCGGCATCTCGCTGAAGGCCCTGGACGCGGGCGAGCCCCAGCTCTCGGGCAAGGAGTACAAGATCTTCGCGTCGATCGAGGAGGGCATCTCCCAGGAGAACGCAAAGAAGGTGGCGAAGATCATTCGCGACGAGGGCCCGAAGGGCGTGAAGGCCCAGGTGCAGGGTGACGAGCTGCGTGTCAGCTCCAAGAGCCGGGACGACCTCCAGGCCGTGATCACTCTGCTGAAGGGCAAGGACTTCGACTTCGCGCTGCAGTTCGTGAACTACCGGTGAGCAACTGATCCGATGCCGACAGCGGCTCGGCTTCGACACCTGCTGCGGCTGCGGCTACGGCCGCGACTTCCAAGCCGTACGAGGAAGGGTGGGCACCTCTGGTGCCCACCCTTCTCGCCTGCTGGCTGCGGTCCGGGGTCTGCTCGCCTCGCTCAGTTGCGCGAGTGGCCGAACAGGAGGCGGTAAGCGATCAGGAGTACCAGGGAGCCGCCGATCGCGGAGGCCCAGGTGGCGCCGTCGTAGAAGTCCTTGGTGATGGGGTGGTCCAGCCAGCGGGCCGAAATCCAGCCACCGATGAACGCGCCCGCGACACCGATGAGCGTCGTGCCGATGAAGCCGCCCGGGTCACGGCCCGGCAGCAGAACCTTGGCGATGGCTCCGGCCAACAGCCCCAGAATGATCCAGCTGATGATCGTCATGCCGTGAACCTGCCCTTCCGCGCTGTGCCTGCACTCTCCGGGCACTGTGATTTCGGGCGCGCTTGTTCGTGCTCTGTTGATGAGCAGGACGTCACCGTGGTGCCCCTCGGTTGCAGCGATCAGTAGGGTTCGGGCCATGGCACGGTCAAGTTCCGCCTCCTCCGAGCTGCGGCGCACCCTCGGTGTCGGCGACGCCGTGGTCATCGGGCTCGGCTCGATGGTCGGGGCCGGGATCTTTGCCGCCCTCGCCCCGGCGGCGCACGCGGCCGGGTCCGGACTGCTGCTCGGGCTCGCAGTCGCGGCCGTGGTCGCCTACTGCAACGCCACGTCTTCCGCGCGACTGGCCGCCCTGTACCCGGCCTCGGGCGGCACGTATGTGTACGGGCGCGAGCGGCTCGGGGAGTTCTGGGGCTATCTCGCGGGCTGGTCGTTCGTAGTCGGTAAGACGGCCTCCTGTGCGGCGATGGCGCTCACCGTGGGCGCGTACGTCTGGCCGGGGCAGGCACATGCGGTGGCGGTCGCAGCCGTGGTGGCGCTGACTGCGGTGAACTACGGCGGTGTCCAGAAGTCCGCCAGGCTGACCCGGGTGATCGTGGCAGTGGTCCTGGCTGTCCTCGCTTGCGTGGTGGTCGTGTGTCTGGGGTCCGGTCAGTCCGACGCCGGTCGCCTGGAGGTCGGGGCCTCGGGCGGTGTGGGCGGAGTACTGCAGGCGGCGGGACTGCTGTTCTTCGCGTTCGCCGGGTACGCGCGGATCGCGACCCTCGGTGAGGAAGTGCTGGACCCGGCGCGCACCATCCCCCGGGCGATTCCGCTGGCCCTCGGTATCGCGCTGGCGGTGTACGTATGTGTGTCGGTGGCTGTCCTTTCCGTGCTGGGGTCGGATGCTCTCGGGGAGGCGGGCGCGCCGCTTGCCGACGCGGTGCGGGCGGCAGGGGTGCCGGGGCTGGAGCCTGTGGTGCGGGTGGGTGCGGCCGTCGCCGCGCTGGGCTCGCTGCTCGCTCTGATCCTGGGTGTCTCGCGGACGACACTGGCCATGGCCCGCGACCGGCATCTGCCTGGCGCCCTCGCCGCAGTGCATCCGCGCTTCCAGGTGCCGCACCGGGCCGAACTGGCCGTGGGCGCGGTGGTCGCTGTCCTGGCCGCCACCGTGGACGTGCGCGGCGCGATCGGGTTCTCCTCCTTCGGTGTGCTGGCGTACTACGCAGTGGCCAATGCCTCGGCCTGGACTCTCAATTCGACGGCGACTTCGCGACTCGTTCCGGTAGTGGGCCTTGTCGGGTGCGTGGTCCTGGCGTTCTCGCTTCCGTGGGTCTCGGTTGGCGTCGGTGCGGGCGTACTGGCGGTGGGCGTGGTCGCGTACGGGGGACGGCGGTGGGTGGCGCGCCGGTCGGGTGGCAACGGGCGGTAGGCCGACGGACGCGCACGTGTTGCTGGTTGGGGGCGGAGCGTGGGGTCGGTGCCCGGGCGGGTGGTCGTGTGGTCGTGTGGGCGTGTGGCGGCCGAACCACCCGGGGGGTGATCGGTCGGGTGATCGGTCTGCTCAGGACGGGCCGACGCTGGCCGACCAGCTGTCGCTGCAGGCCGCAGGGGGCATGGCCTGCCGCTCAGTGGCCATGGCCTGCCGCCATGCGGTGGTGACTGCGGTCCTTGGTCCACTCGGCGGCCACGTCGGTCCTCTTGGTGGAAACGGCCTGCTCAGCACGCTCGAAGTGCGCGCCGGCCGTCGCTCCATTCCACCTGTCGAGCCACTCAACGGGGCCGTCGGTCCACCAGGTGACCGCCGATCCGCGTCTCCTCAGGACGCCCCGGCCGTAGCCGTACGTATGCGGAAGTCGGCCCACGGGGTCAGCTCCTGCTCCTCGTTCATCTCCTCGTACCAGCCCGTGCCGTCGACCCAGGCGCGCAGCCAGTCCGTGAGGGCCGGGGCGTCCACGAACCACGCCCGGTCGGCGTCGTCGGCGTTCGGTTCGAAGAGCAGGACGGTGGCCTGTGGGCTGTGGCAGTCCACGCATGCGTACATGGCGCAGCCCCAGTGGGATATCGGCAGGACGCCCTCGGGCCAGGGCCAGTCGGGGTCCTTGCGGCCGCTCTCGCGGTTGGCGAGGTATTGGGTGACGGCAGCGGGTTCGCCGGACGGAGGACTGTCGAGCAGGGGCAGCAGGCCGTACTCCGGACCA is a window from the Streptomyces sp. NBC_00299 genome containing:
- a CDS encoding YajQ family cyclic di-GMP-binding protein, whose product is MADSSFDIVSKVERQEVDNALNQAAKEISQRYDFKGVGASISWSGEKILMEANSEDRVNAVLDVFQSKLIKRGISLKALDAGEPQLSGKEYKIFASIEEGISQENAKKVAKIIRDEGPKGVKAQVQGDELRVSSKSRDDLQAVITLLKGKDFDFALQFVNYR
- a CDS encoding GlsB/YeaQ/YmgE family stress response membrane protein; this encodes MTIISWIILGLLAGAIAKVLLPGRDPGGFIGTTLIGVAGAFIGGWISARWLDHPITKDFYDGATWASAIGGSLVLLIAYRLLFGHSRN
- a CDS encoding APC family permease, which gives rise to MARSSSASSELRRTLGVGDAVVIGLGSMVGAGIFAALAPAAHAAGSGLLLGLAVAAVVAYCNATSSARLAALYPASGGTYVYGRERLGEFWGYLAGWSFVVGKTASCAAMALTVGAYVWPGQAHAVAVAAVVALTAVNYGGVQKSARLTRVIVAVVLAVLACVVVVCLGSGQSDAGRLEVGASGGVGGVLQAAGLLFFAFAGYARIATLGEEVLDPARTIPRAIPLALGIALAVYVCVSVAVLSVLGSDALGEAGAPLADAVRAAGVPGLEPVVRVGAAVAALGSLLALILGVSRTTLAMARDRHLPGALAAVHPRFQVPHRAELAVGAVVAVLAATVDVRGAIGFSSFGVLAYYAVANASAWTLNSTATSRLVPVVGLVGCVVLAFSLPWVSVGVGAGVLAVGVVAYGGRRWVARRSGGNGR
- a CDS encoding SMI1/KNR4 family protein, which translates into the protein MTENEQLLTRVADKGRNTRPWGWTSLPEPVGAATVARAEAALGFRLPSLLADLYLRIGDGGFGPEYGLLPLLDSPPSGEPAAVTQYLANRESGRKDPDWPWPEGVLPISHWGCAMYACVDCHSPQATVLLFEPNADDADRAWFVDAPALTDWLRAWVDGTGWYEEMNEEQELTPWADFRIRTATAGAS